In Amycolatopsis sp. FBCC-B4732, the genomic stretch CCTGGACCCCGAACACGTCGTCTACGGGGGATCGGTCAGCAAGAGCCTGTCCCCGGCGCTGCGGCTCGGCTGGCTGGTGCTGCCGGAACGCCTGGTCGACCCGGTGCTCGCGGCGAAGGGCGAGCGCGAGGCGTGGGCGGGCGTGCTGGACCAGCTGACGCTGGCGGAGTTCCTGGACTCGGGTGCGTACGACCGGCACATCCGCCGCATGCGCCAGCGCTACCGCCGTCGCCGCGACCTGCTGGTGACGGCGCTGGCCGAGCGGGCGCCGCACGTGACGCCGACCGGTATCGCGGCCGGCCTGCACGCGGTGCTGCGGTTGCCACCGGGAACGGAGGCGTCCGCGGTGAAAGCGGCGGCGTGGCAAGGCCTCGCGCTGGACGGCCTGGCCGCGTTCCGCCACCCGGCGAGCACGATGTCCACAATGGACGGCTTGGTGGTCGGCTACGCGACCCCGCCGGAACACGCTTACCCGGCAGCGCTCGACGCGTTGTGCCGAGCGCTGCCCCCCGCGTGAAGCGCTACCCGACGATGTCGATCTCGAAGGGGTCCGCCGAGCTGTAGTTGATGTCCGCCCACACCGCGCCCGGCAGCTCGTACCGGCGGTGGGACGTCAGCTTGTTGTTGTACCCCGGGGTTTGCGTGGGGTTGTGGCCGACGCCCTGGTGGTCGTTGCCCCACGCGAAGATGTCACCGATCCACATCGGCTTCGAGAAGCCGTCGCCGCCGAGGCGGGGGCGGATGACGACCGCCGCGCCGGGGCTGCCGGACAGGAAGACGCGCACGGCGTGCTGCTCGGCGTTCGGCGGGTTGACGGTGATGCGCTCCATGATCTCCACTCCAGTCGAGGCGGGTGCGGTGCCGTCCACTCCGGGCCAGAAGTCGACGACCGACGAAACGTCGTAGCCGGGGGCGACGTTGCCGGCGTACTGCTTGGCGACCGCGCCGTCGGGGATCGTGGGATCCCCGTTGTAGTGCGCGATCCAGTAGTGCGGCTCGGCGACACCGGCGGACGAGAACGCCGAGCGCAGCGTCGGCCAGGTCGACAGGCTGCAGTAGACGGTCGGGTCCGCGCCCGCCGCACGGCGCATCCGGACCCAGCCCGGTGCTTCACCGGGCGTGGCGTCACCGGGTTCGACGTCCAGCACGTGGCCGTCGTTGGTCGACGCCTTCTTGACGATCGTGACCTTCACGGCCTGGGGAAACCGCGCCCAGTCACCGGCGGACCAGGGTTCGAGTT encodes the following:
- a CDS encoding glycoside hydrolase family 25 protein codes for the protein MRTMYDAVTAANIPADAPMVAGYIDKIKLEPWSAGDWARFPQAVKVTIVKKASTNDGHVLDVEPGDATPGEAPGWVRMRRAAGADPTVYCSLSTWPTLRSAFSSAGVAEPHYWIAHYNGDPTIPDGAVAKQYAGNVAPGYDVSSVVDFWPGVDGTAPASTGVEIMERITVNPPNAEQHAVRVFLSGSPGAAVVIRPRLGGDGFSKPMWIGDIFAWGNDHQGVGHNPTQTPGYNNKLTSHRRYELPGAVWADINYSSADPFEIDIVG